In Agromyces archimandritae, one genomic interval encodes:
- a CDS encoding dTDP-4-dehydrorhamnose 3,5-epimerase family protein, translating into MHIRELTVPDAYEITTKQFADDRGVFLEWYRFDELEAVTGRSIDLRQANTSVSRRGVVRGIHFADVPPSQAKYVTAMRGAVLDFVVDIRVGSPTFGQWDSVLLEEQERRAIFISEGLGHCFVALTDDATVSYLVTDVYRPGAEHGVNPLDPEIGLVLPEAAGEPVLSDKDRDAPGLAEAAELGLLPDWEAARAYYETLRGDA; encoded by the coding sequence GTGCATATCCGAGAGCTCACGGTTCCTGACGCGTACGAGATCACGACGAAGCAGTTCGCGGACGACCGCGGCGTCTTCCTCGAGTGGTATCGCTTCGACGAGCTGGAGGCGGTGACCGGCCGCAGCATCGACCTCCGGCAGGCCAACACCTCGGTGTCGCGCCGCGGCGTCGTCCGCGGCATCCACTTCGCGGACGTGCCGCCGAGCCAGGCGAAGTACGTGACCGCCATGCGCGGCGCCGTGCTCGACTTCGTCGTCGACATCCGCGTCGGCTCGCCGACCTTCGGACAGTGGGACTCGGTGCTGCTCGAAGAGCAGGAACGCCGCGCGATCTTCATCTCCGAAGGCCTCGGGCATTGCTTCGTCGCCCTCACCGACGACGCCACCGTCAGCTACCTCGTCACCGACGTGTACCGGCCCGGCGCCGAGCACGGCGTGAACCCGCTCGACCCCGAGATCGGCCTCGTCCTCCCCGAAGCGGCAGGCGAACCGGTGCTCTCCGACAAGGACCGCGACGCGCCCGGCCTCGCCGAGGCCGCCGAGCTCGGGCTCCTGCCCGACTGGGAGGCGGCACGCGCCTACTACGAGACGCTGCGGGGCGACGCCTGA